One Pirellulales bacterium genomic region harbors:
- a CDS encoding PEP-CTERM sorting domain-containing protein, giving the protein MTKRDTLRKLLLSTGMLGLCTVTAANLFAAPVGSAYRTAVDALTPAHYFPLDEAYGSPAGTLVTNLGASAPVVNEANYIRMHNNGSTLAFNDGTLPQGTGFGQAALVGATVGPTVMSKFTAPENIGNSTNFAGVSQAAYLNQLPGFNPNLGFPGDPSGATGDIFPDAATTGGDFNRAFEGNGRGAIQLNTTVNGNNIFHGDATTGAFTFAGWIRLDSANTSSTIRIFESGGNNGANGKFFQITSGGSAGLTIATSTNAADTRSLKAFYPSGTPAAGSGGTVGGDRGVGDSGQWYFLVVSTSGNTPAERIANLQVWERYADKSNAMGTGGTTLGGSTNQLGVAKLGYRDLNNLGIALATQGASDKMDEISMWNRVLQYDEREALYIAGTKPTSGAPVNTTTADGNWAVGGNWSVGQWPLQHGNNNSPYYAAVIDHNILATTFDNGANGTASFRSNVDSLTVNAGKTLTLDVGTTIRSAEDMTINGNVVMNGDNGVFSTVVNSKDFNFSKTSALDGGRNTTISAATAITMASPSNKIIAEGNLTIQSGATLVVNPGTNLPATGAKLYTIAQADSNAGSGSALQELGALTGTFNTTLNQPVDALGRRFSLLYENRAANGVGIVDTVKVGFALPGDLDFDNDVDFTDAFELTNNYGLGSGATWRQGDFFNDGAVDFVDAFEQTNNFGATYATTEGDFGDNRLTVVYNPITGLLTVDGAPGEIYKSLIIESASGLLNINQAGWLSSTGVGFTQNSPNQQGFASNTALGHTFLIQDGYAIGTLINPGVSQSFLLQDLTIRYGIQGQVGTRTGDFIPEPSTIVLAGLGALGMAYGVYRRRRQVA; this is encoded by the coding sequence ATGACGAAGAGGGACACCTTACGAAAACTGTTACTCAGCACGGGCATGTTAGGCCTGTGCACGGTGACTGCCGCGAATTTGTTTGCGGCACCGGTTGGCTCGGCTTACCGCACCGCGGTGGACGCCCTGACCCCCGCACATTACTTTCCCTTGGACGAAGCCTACGGGTCTCCAGCGGGGACTTTGGTGACTAACCTAGGCGCAAGCGCGCCGGTGGTGAACGAAGCCAACTACATCCGGATGCACAATAACGGCAGCACTTTGGCATTCAATGATGGCACCTTGCCGCAGGGGACCGGTTTTGGCCAGGCGGCTTTGGTGGGTGCGACCGTCGGCCCCACGGTGATGAGCAAGTTCACCGCTCCTGAAAACATTGGCAACAGCACAAACTTTGCGGGCGTCAGCCAAGCGGCTTATCTCAATCAACTCCCTGGCTTTAACCCCAATCTGGGCTTCCCTGGCGATCCTTCCGGCGCTACGGGAGATATTTTCCCCGATGCGGCGACCACTGGTGGCGATTTTAATCGCGCGTTTGAGGGGAATGGCCGCGGAGCGATCCAGCTCAATACCACCGTCAACGGCAACAACATCTTTCACGGTGATGCTACCACCGGGGCATTCACGTTTGCCGGTTGGATTCGCCTGGACAGTGCCAACACCAGCAGCACGATCCGAATTTTTGAATCGGGCGGGAATAACGGCGCAAATGGTAAGTTCTTTCAGATCACCAGCGGTGGATCAGCCGGGTTGACTATTGCCACCAGCACCAACGCGGCGGATACCCGCTCGCTCAAGGCCTTTTATCCTTCCGGTACTCCCGCTGCGGGTTCCGGGGGTACCGTTGGTGGTGATCGGGGTGTGGGTGACTCCGGCCAGTGGTATTTCCTGGTGGTTTCGACATCGGGAAATACCCCCGCCGAACGGATCGCCAACCTGCAGGTTTGGGAACGCTATGCCGACAAGTCCAACGCCATGGGCACTGGTGGTACAACACTCGGCGGCAGCACCAACCAGTTGGGCGTGGCCAAATTGGGTTATCGCGACCTGAATAACCTGGGGATCGCCTTGGCGACGCAGGGGGCCAGCGACAAAATGGACGAAATTTCGATGTGGAATCGCGTCCTCCAGTACGATGAACGCGAAGCCCTGTACATTGCAGGGACAAAGCCAACCAGCGGAGCTCCCGTCAATACCACCACCGCCGACGGCAACTGGGCTGTGGGGGGAAATTGGTCGGTTGGCCAGTGGCCACTCCAACATGGTAATAATAACTCGCCGTATTACGCGGCGGTGATTGACCACAACATTTTGGCCACCACCTTTGACAATGGCGCCAACGGTACAGCTTCTTTCCGGTCCAATGTCGACTCCTTGACGGTGAACGCCGGCAAGACATTGACTCTGGATGTCGGTACCACGATTCGTTCCGCCGAAGACATGACAATTAACGGCAATGTGGTCATGAATGGCGACAATGGCGTTTTTTCGACCGTGGTCAATTCCAAGGATTTTAACTTTTCCAAGACGTCGGCCCTGGATGGCGGTCGTAATACCACCATTTCCGCGGCGACGGCCATCACCATGGCCAGTCCCAGCAATAAGATCATTGCCGAAGGAAACCTGACGATCCAAAGTGGCGCTACTCTGGTGGTCAATCCGGGCACTAACCTGCCCGCCACCGGTGCCAAGCTGTACACGATCGCCCAGGCGGATAGCAACGCTGGCAGCGGCAGCGCCCTGCAAGAACTTGGGGCTTTGACTGGCACGTTCAACACCACGCTGAACCAGCCGGTGGATGCGCTCGGTCGCCGCTTTTCGCTGCTGTACGAAAACCGCGCCGCTAACGGCGTGGGGATCGTGGACACCGTTAAGGTCGGCTTTGCCTTGCCAGGGGACTTGGACTTTGACAATGACGTCGATTTCACCGACGCCTTTGAATTGACCAACAATTACGGCCTGGGTAGCGGAGCCACTTGGCGGCAAGGGGACTTCTTTAACGATGGCGCGGTTGACTTTGTGGATGCCTTTGAACAGACGAACAACTTTGGCGCCACCTATGCCACCACCGAAGGTGACTTTGGCGACAATCGTTTGACCGTCGTGTACAACCCCATCACCGGTCTGTTGACCGTGGACGGAGCTCCGGGCGAAATTTACAAGTCGCTCATCATCGAAAGCGCGTCGGGCCTGCTCAATATCAACCAGGCTGGTTGGTTGAGCTCGACGGGTGTGGGTTTTACCCAGAACTCGCCCAATCAACAAGGTTTTGCCTCGAACACCGCCTTGGGGCATACGTTCTTGATCCAAGACGGTTACGCCATCGGCACGCTGATTAACCCCGGAGTTTCCCAGTCGTTCCTCCTGCAAGACCTGACCATCCGGTACGGCATTCAGGGCCAAGTCGGGACCCGCACGGGGGACTTTATCCCGGAACCCAGCACGATTGTGCTGGCGGGCCTGGGGGCCCTCGGCATGGCTTACGGTGTTTATCGC